One Bombus fervidus isolate BK054 chromosome 7, iyBomFerv1, whole genome shotgun sequence genomic region harbors:
- the LOC139989150 gene encoding protein YIPF1 gives MDGSQSKTSDSQFISFQDFPSINHEGNIGQAQLDVNTSSHQGFNNLSNDPTGIGIIEDLQGMPDKSEASSHNFWTIEYYQKFFNVKTDDVVERIKRSMFPHGSDNYLISHIRPNPDLYGPFWICVTLIFSIAISGNLADYLHTANSGKYHWRYEFHIVSYAATCIFLYAWLLPLTLWGALKWTASSRNTEEELIESYATPGLLELLCLYGYSLAIYVPVAFLWTIQIEWLQWSLVALATFLSGGVLLRSLLPLISGRYRIMYIVIILGMHLLLAAGFMRYFFHAPSKSFPIEHMETTIHTIAIENDSRNNSG, from the exons ATGGATGGAAGTCAATCTAAAACAAGCGATTCACAGTTCATCTCGTTTCAAGATTTTCCTTCGATAAATCATGAAGGAAATATTGGTCAAGCACAACTGGATGTCAATACTTCTAGTCATCAAGGTTTTAATAACCTCTCAAACGATCCTACGGGAATTGGTATTATCGAAGATCTTCAAGGAATGCCCGATAAAAGTGAAG CCTCATCGCATAACTTTTGGACAATAGAGTATTAccagaaattcttcaacgtaAAGACAGATGACGTGGTAGAAAGAATCAAAAGGTCTATGTTTCCACATGGCAGtgataattatttgatatctCATATTAGACCAAATCCAGATCTTTATGGTCCATTTTGGATATGCGTTACactaatattttctatagctATTAGTGGGAATCTGGCTGATTATTTACATACAGCTAATTCAGGCAAATATCACTGGAGGTATGAATTTCATATTGTGTCTTATGCTGCCAcctgtatatttttgtacgcATGGCTATTACCACTTACGTTATGGGGTGCACTGAAGTGGACCGCTAGTTCAAGAAATACAGAGGAGGAATTAATCGAG TCTTACGCAACACCTGGCCTTTTGGAACTTTTATGTCTTTATGGGTACTCTTTAGCCATTTATGTTCCAGTGGCTTTTCTATGGACAATTCAAATTGAATGGTTACAATGGAGTTTAGTTGCACTAGCGACTTTTTTATCTGGAGGAGTATTATTGAGATCTTTACTTCCCCTAATATCAg GAAGATATAGGATAATGTATATTGTGATAATTCTTGGGATGCATCTTCTACTGGCAGCAGGATTTATGCGATATTTCTTTCATGCACCATCAAAGTCATTTCCCATAGAACACATGGAAACGACCATACACACGATAGCAATCGAGAATGATTCGCGTAATAATTCTGGCTAA
- the Znt49b gene encoding solute carrier family 30 member 9, producing the protein MLQRVPNFLKVLHNISHYNKECLYMFQIGYARRHISTLITYNYNTRYKVQIVANPQKIFNANNVKHLQEWRWILITISKPISVIAKVQKEETIDSSKNTQNNVQRIIELKEENLGQLKERKLDVKPDDNQTKEGQQNLKTEVKKKKTDKRVSSLERNFITPVRAMSDFLLKPSDLENLPKTKRRSPYEFEPPITVYWRKDVEAKAIEVWGSREVLAKELLKKELQQKTYQQNIFTVKRRLRDYRREIGSKTQTVDPEGLFGRSGKVVLTAIVINGCNFLCKLCAWLYTGSHSMFSECIHSAADTCNQLILAYGIHKSVQTPNPDHPYGYTNMRYVSSLISGVGIFCVGTGLSIYHGIHGLLNPSTIESFYWAYFILAGSLVSEGATLLVAIQSIRKGAGEKRQTFKDYVLGGQDPSVNVVLMEDCAAVLGLVCAATCMGLTSYLENPMFDAIGSLIVGGLLGSIAGFIIHTNATALIGRSISQEDLDKINAELEADIMVRAIYDVKGIDMGNDLVRYKAELDFDGRELTRSYLEKHDLVQMLQEVTGMTDIKELEAFMLKHGEAIVDTLGGEIDRMELNLKKKHPEIRHCDLEIL; encoded by the exons ATGTTACAACGTGTGCCTAATTTTCTGAAAGTTCTTCATAATATTAGTCACTACAATAAAGAATGTTTATATATGTTTCAAATAGGATATGCAAGGAGACATATTAGTACTTTGATAACATATAATTACAATACCAGATACAAGGTGCAAATTGTTGCGAATCCTCAAAAGATTTTTAATgcaaataatgtaaaacatcTGCAAGAATGGAGATGGATTCTTATTACAATTTCCAAACCAATATCTGTCATAGCAAAagtacaaaaagaagaaacaatagACTCCAGCAAAAATACACAAAACAATGTACAAAGAATCatagaattaaaagaagaaaatttaggacaattaaaagaaagaaagttagATGTTAAACCTGATGATAACCAGACTAAAGAAGGGCAACAAAATTTGAAGACAGAAG ttaaaaagaagaaaacagatAAAAGAGTATCGTCATTAGAACGTAATTTCATTACACCAGTTAGAGCTATGTCAGATTTTTTGCTGAAACCATCTGATCTTGAAAACTTACCAAAGACAAAAAGAAGATCACCTTATGAGTTTGAACCTCCAATTACTGTTTATTGGAGAAAAGATGTGGAGGCAAA AGCGATAGAAGTCTGGGGATCACGAGAAGTCTTAGCAAAAGAACTTCTTAAGAAGGAACTTCAACAGAAAACGTATCAGCAAA ATATATTTACTGTTAAACGAAGATTAAGAGATTATAGACGAGAAATTGGTAGTAAAACACAAACCGTAGATCCAGAAGGTCTTTTTGGAAGATCTGGCAAAGTAGTTTTAACTGCCATTGTAAT cAATGGttgcaattttttatgtaaGCTGTGTGCGTGGTTGTATACTGGTTCGCATAGCATGTTTTCAGAGTGTATTCACTCTGCTGCAGATACTTGTAATCAATTGATATTAGCATATGGTATACATAAATCAGTACAA actCCTAATCCTGATCATCCATATGGCTATACAAATATGAGATATGTATCTTCTTTAATATCTGGGGTTGGTATCTTTTGTGTTGGAACTGGTCTATCTATATATCACGGAATTCACGGCCTTCTGAATCCTTCGACAATAGAATCGTTTTATTGGGCATATTTTATCCTGGCTGGTTCTTTGGTATCTGAAGGAGCAACTTTATTAGTAGCAATACAATCAATAAGAAAAGGTGCAGGAGAAAAACGACAAACATTTAAGGACTATGTATTAGGAGGACAAGATCCTTCCGTAAACGTCGTACTTATGGAAGATTGTGCAGCT GTGCTTGGTCTTGTATGTGCAGCTACATGTATGGGTTTAACATCCTATTTGGAAAACCCTATGTTTGATGCCATTGGATCTCTTATAGTTGGTGGTCTACTTGGCAGTATAGCTGGgtttataatacatacaaatGCCACCGCTTTAATTGGAAGAAGTATATCTCAAGAAGATCTAGATAAAATCAATGCGGAATTAGAAGCAGATATAatg GTTCGAGCAATCTATGACGTCAAGGGTATCGATATGGGTAACGACTTAGTTCGGTACAAGGCTGAATTAGACTTTGACGGCAGGGAATTAACAAGGTCTTATTTGGAGAAGCACGATCTTGTTCAAATGCTACAG GAAGTAACAGGAATGACAGATATAAAAGAATTGGAAGCATTTATGTTAAAGCATGGCGAAGCTATTGTTGATACGCTTGGTGGAGAAATAGACAGAATGGAACTAAATCTAAAG AAAAAGCATCCCGAGATTCGACATTGTGACCTGGAGATCTTATAA
- the LOC139989094 gene encoding transmembrane protein 237 encodes MNRANERVLKRRSNPEVSRRNDSSSSEESSSVTESTEYSPYVQNTSTPLRPRWTNSEEINRFRRGQEEINDAEEVSSDKKGSKKFQRRKEHVDRKRYQDNRERVVERQRGGHDRRNKRRHNRRSEDAANKRRKETSSSESSNKNYNESDLERSKRKKRDLVGDNELPITEILRRSQENARTKYEHQVPLPVLTTDKVYVQHRGGFSAMKINQTKGFPSDKKTERTSSVDIRDEENSPPIKVAVMLQQFWKNTGLLYQGLLGGMALTHFIMLHVFFSNSIEFIAKYSPFCEIYTNIFSFLIAMCIVSTFDKFDLARFDVEHLRELYFDYNKAVIAVPLYLVVFCLHQIGAGTDDQLNLIHYYNSNHTVWQNVSNVQSLLDDLNSWQRISMSKDLLAVFAWLFVSLGTKDDSFLTYLQSMEKYADDIESSRR; translated from the exons ATGAATCGGGCGAACGAAAGAGTTTTGAAACGACGGAGCAATCCGGAAGTTTCGCGTAGAAACGACTCGAGCAGCAGCGAGGAATCTTCGTCGGTAACCGAGAGTACCGAGTATTCACCATATGTGCAAAACACTAGCACGCCTCTTAGACCTAGATGGACAAATTCCGAAGAGATCAATAGGTTTCGACGAGGACAGGAAGAGATCAACGACGCAGAAGAGGTGTCATCCGACAAAAAGGGATCGAAAAAGTTTCAGAGACGCAAAGAGCATGTTGATCGAAAAAGGTATCAGGACAATCGTGAAAGGGTCGTTGAAAGACAGAGAGGAGGACACGACCGACGTAATAAACGAAGACACAATAGGCGTTCTGAAGACGCTGCTAATAAAAGACGAAAGGAAACATCCAGTTCAGAGTCAtcgaacaaaaattataatgaaaGCGATTTGGAACGGTCGAAACGAAAAAAACGAGATTTAGTAG GAGATAATGAATTGCCTATTACGGAAATCTTAAGGAGGTCGCAAGAAAATGCGCGAACCAAATACGAGCATCAGGTGCCACTGCCTGTGTTAACCACGGATAAAGTTTACGTACAGCACAGAGGTGGTTTTAGtgcaatgaaaattaatcaaacAAAAGGTTTTCCTAGTGACAAGAAAACTGAAAGGACAAGTAGCGTTGATATTCGTGACGAAGAAAATTCTCCGCCTATAAAGGTGGCCGTTATGCTTCaacaattttggaaaaatacagGTCTTTTGTATCAAGGCCTTTTAGGCGGTATGGCGCTTACTCATTTCATCATG ttGCACGTATTTTTTagtaattctatagaattcaTCGCAAAATACTCACCATTTTGCGAGATTTATACAAacatcttttcctttcttattGCCATGTGCATCGTTTCAACGTTCGATAA GTTTGATTTGGCACGATTCGACGTGGAGCATCTGCGTGAACTTTATTTCGACTATAACAAAGCAGTGATCGCAGTTCCTTTGTATCTCGTCGTTTTCTGTCTTCATCAAATCGGCGCAGGAACCGACGatcaattaaatttgataCATTATTACAATTCCAATCATACCGTATGGCAAAAC GTCTCCAATGTTCAGTCCCTTCTGGACGATTTAAATAGTTGGCAGAGGATATCCATGTCGAAAGATTTACTTGCAGTGTTCGCCTGGCTGTTTGTTTCCCTTGGTACTAAAGATGATTCGTTCCTGACTTACCTACAGTCGATGGAGAAGTACGCGGACGATATCGAGTCTTCCAGACGGTAA